DNA from Ruficoccus amylovorans:
CGAGGGCCTCGGTAAAGGCGCTCTGGAAATGCGCGGTGCAGGCGGTGTTGCTGCGGGGCTCGAAGCAGGCGGTCAATTGCCAGCCAGGGTAGCGCGCCCGCAGAGAAACCAGGGTCTGGGCGATAGCGGTCGGGTGGTGCCCGAAGTCCTCCAGCACGGTCAGGCCGGGACGGGCCAGCCGGACCTCCTGACGACGCTTGACGCCGAGGAAGTCTCTCAGTGGGGAAAGGTCGAGCGAGGCGGGTTTGAGCGGATCGAGGATCAGCCCGGCGGCGAGCGCGGCCATAGCGGCGTTGCGGGCGTTGAAGAGACCGGGCAGGCTCCAGGCGACGGGGGTGGTTTCACCGCCGGGCCAGCGCAGGGTGAAGCGCGAGCCTTCGGCGTCCTCGGAAAAATCCACTATCCGGCAGTCGGCGTTTTCACCCGTGCCGACGGAGAGGCAACGCGTCCACGGCACGGGCATCATGGCGGCGAGCGTCGGCTCGTCGGCGTTGTAGAGGATGGCCCCGCCCTGCGGCACGAGCCGGGTCAGGTGCCGAAAGCTGCGGATAATGTCCTCCAGGTCGCGGAAGATGTCCCCGTGGTCGAACTCCAGGTTGTTCATCACGAGCACGCGCGGCTGGTAGTGGATGAACTTGCTGCGCTTGTCAAAAAAGGCCGAGTCGTACTCGTCGCCCTCGATGACGAAGGGGCCGCCGGCCTCCCCCAGTTCCGCGCCGGTGGGCAGATCGCGGGGCACGCCGCCGATCATCCAGCCGGGTCTGGGCGCGTGCGCCGGGGTGTTCCTGGTCAGCAAGGTGGCGGCCAGCGAAGTGGTGGTGGTCTTGCCGTGTGTACCGGAAACCACGATATTGCGTCGGGCCGAGAGGATTTCCCGGCTGACCAGCTCCGGCAGCGAGACGAAGGGGATTTTGCGCGTTTCCAGCAGCCACTCGACTTCGGGGTTGCCGCGGCTCATGGCGTTGCCAATGACCACGGTGTCTGGGGCCAGGGCCTCCAGCCGTTGCGGGTCGAAGCCCTCCATGACCTCAATCCCGGCCCCGGCCAGCAGGTCGGACATCGGCGGGTAAATGCCAGTATCGGAGCCGCTGACCGCGTGCCCCTGGCGTTTCATCAGGACCGCAACGTTGCCCATCGCGGTTCCGCAGATTCCCATGAAGTAGATTTTCAAAGCGTTTGAAGAATAAAGAGAATTTTACTCACACGGAGGCACAGAGGCACGGAGATAAATATTGAAGCGTCATCCATGAAATACTTTTTAATCCTCCGTGGCTCCGTGCGAGATGAATATAAAAAAGAGTCTTTCCACCGCCCCCGAGTTTTTCCGAGAAACGGCCTAGACAAGGCTTATTCCGATAAGCACGATGGCGGGAAGCAAAAATAACCCTTTTAGCGATTTGTTTGTTATGAAAGTGATGATTATCGGTTCCGGCGGGCGCGAACATACCCTGCTCAAGAGCTGCTTGGCCAGCGATCTGGTGGACGAGGTTTTCGCCGCCCCCGGCAACGGCGGGATGCAGGCCGAAGCCCGTTGCGTGCCCCTGAACGTCGAGGACATCCCCGCCACCGTCAAGCTGGCGCAGGCCGAAGGGGTTGACTTCGTCATCGTCGGGCCGGAAGTGCCGCTCAGCCTCGGCGTCGTCGATGCCCTGGAGGCCGTCGGCATCCCCGCCTACGGCCCGAACAAGGCCGCTGCCCGCCTGGAGGCCAGCAAGACCTTCACCAAGGACTTTCTCCTGCGCCACCACATCCCCACCGCCATGGGCAAGCGCATCACCGACCTCAACGAGGCGCTGGCGTATTTAAAAACCCAGTCCTACCCCGTCGTCATCAAGGCCGACGGCCTGGCCGCGGGCAAGGGCGTGATCATCGCGCAGAGCTTCGAGGACGCCGAGCGCACCGCCCACGACATGCTCGTGCGCAACACCTTCGGCGTGAGCGGCCACGAGATCCTGATCGAGGAGTTCATGGACGGCGAGGAGGCCTCCATCATGCTCATGGTCAGCGGACGCGACTACGTCATGCTGCCCCCCAGCCAGGACCACAAGCGCATCGGCGAGGGCGACACCGGGCCCAACACCGGCGGCATGGGCGCTTACGCCCCGGCGGCGGTCGTCACCCCCGACATCAACGAAAAGGTGGTCAAGGAAATCATCGAGCCGACGCTCGCGGGGCTGGAGGCCGATGGCATCACTTTCCGGGGTACGCTCTACATCGGCATCATGATCGAAAAAGGCCAGCCCAAGGTGGTCGAGTTCAACGTCCGCTTTGGCGACCCCGAAACGCAGGTGCTCCTACCCCTGCTCAAGGACGACCCGGTCAAGATCATGCTCGACTGCGCCAAGGGCACGCTCAAGCCCGCCGAGGTCAAGATCAGCGACGACTACGCCCTGGTCGTGGTCATGGCCGCCGCCGGTTATCCGGGCGGCTACGAAAAGGGCAAGCCCATCTCCTTCCCCGCCGAAGTCGAACCGGGCACGGCCATCATCCACGCCGGGACCAAACAGCTTGAAGACGGCACCATCGTCACCAGCGGGGGCCGCGTGCTCGGGATCACCGGCACCGGAAAAACCCTCCGCGAAGCCGCCCAACGCACCTACGCCCTCTGCGATCAGGTCCACTTTGACGGTGCGCAACTGCGCCGCGACATCGGCTATCGCCAACTCGCCCGCGAATGAACCTTCTGTTGACAGCTCTGGGCGCGCTGGCGCTTCCCCTGACGGGGGCGGTTGCCGCCCCCGCGGCGGAAGGCGACGCCTCGGCGTCCGGGACGCCCCCGGCTGTCACCGCTGCGGCCGCCACCGAGGCCGCAGACAATTCTGCCAGCGGTGCGGCGGAGGGGTTGCCTTCCGCCGAGTCGCTCATGGCCGAAGAACTGGCGGCCCACTCCCAACAGGAACTGGTCTGGCGCGGGCTGGCCGCGCTTTACCCGGAAAAAGTCCTGACCGTCCCGCCGCCGGAACTTCCCGGCCACTCCCCCGCCCCGCCCCTCAAGGCCGACCTGCCGCGCGGCGTCACCTACCTGCGCATTTACGACCCCTCGCTCGGGCTTGCCATGTTGGACACCGTCAAGGACCCGCAAAAGCTCATCCTCGACCTGCGCTTCTGCTCCACGCCTGCGCCGAAGAAATTCCTCAACCGCCTGAACAAGCTCGGAGAGGAGCGCCCCGTCATCGTGCTGGTCAACCGACGTACCGCCGGGGAGATCGAAATCCAGTTGGCCGACCTCCAGGCGAAGAAAAAAATCCTCACCGTGGGCACCCCCACCGCCGGACAGACCGGCACCTATATTCCCGTGCCGGGAATGATGCACTTTTACGTATTGGAGAGCGAAATCCTCACCGCCGACGGGCAATCCCTGCTCGGCAAGGGCCTGACGCCCTCCGTCGCCGTCGAGGCCGACCCGCAGGCCGATTACCTGGCCTACCACCTGGTCGAGCGCGGCACCGCCGTCGAGTCGGTCCTGCAAATGCAGTTCGCCCCCCGCAACGGCACCAGTGCCGAAAGCCCCGAGAAAGACCAGGCAGCGACCATCGACGCCGTCCTGCAACGCGGAATGGATGTGATTGTCGCTTTACAAGTGATGGGTCTGCTGCCACCTTCCTGATCACGCATGTCCGACCGTAACCACGTCACCGTCGTCTGCACAGCGAATATCTGCCGCAGCCCCATGGGAGAAAAGCTCCTCGCCCACGCGCTTCAGGCAGAGGGTCAGCCCCTGTCGTCCATCACGGTCCAGTCCGCGGGCGTGTCGGCCTTTTGCGGCGAACCCGCCTCGGCCAACGCCGTGCGCGCCGTGAAAAAAGTCGGTCTCGATCTCTCCGGGCACCGCAGCCAGGGCATGACGCAGGCCATTGTCGATCAGTCGCTGGCCATTTTCTGCATGACCCAGACGCACCGGGCGATGATCGAAATGCAGTTTGCGCAAACCACACCCCACGTTTATCTTTTCCGGGAGCTGATGGGCGGCGGAGCCGACGTGGAAATCCCCGACCCCTTCGGCAGCAGCCTCCCCGCCTATGAGGCGGCCCGCGACAGCATGGTCGAGGCCGTCCCGTCTATCGTGGCCTTTCTCAAAGCGCATTACGACGATTTGAAAAACCCGACCCCTGCCTGAACATGAAAATCTCTCTCGGTTCCGACCACGGCGGCGTTGACCTGAAAAACGCCGTCCTCCAAGTGCTTAAGGATATGGGCCATGAGGCCATCGACCGCGGCACCTACGACCACCAGCGGGTGGACTACCCGGACTACGGCAAGGCCGTGGCCGAGGATGTCGCCAAGGGCGAGGCCGACTTCGGGGTACTCGTGTGCACGACCGGGATCGGCATCTCCATCAGCGCGAACAAGGTCCGGGGCATCCGCGCCGCCGTCGTCTCCAACGAGGACGGGGCCGAGTTCTCCCGCCGCCACAACAACGCCAACATTATCTGCTTCGGCCAGAAATACCAGACTGCCTACGAGGCGGCCAAATTTACCCGGATTTTCCTCGAAACCCCCTACGACGGCGGTCGCCACCAGATCCGTCTCGACAAGATTTCCGCCATCGAGCTGGAAAACGAGCGGTAGGCCGGACGTTCTGACGAGCCTGCGGCCCGCCAGAACAAGTTTGAGAGTTTGAAGGTTTGAGAGTTTGAGAGTTGAAGTAGGAGGGGGCGGTATGGCGATAAAGTGCCCGTCAGGCAGTGACGATCCACGAACCGCCTGAACTCTCAAACCTTCAAACCTTCAAACTCTCAAACTTCCTTGCGCAAACCGGGCGGTTTGCGCAAGTCGGCTTGACTCCGGGCCGTATTGACGGCATTTAGAACAGCTTTTCACATCATGCCTACCGAAGCCAAGTTCTCGACCCTCAATCCCGCGCCTCTGGCCGAGTTTGATCCGGAAATCTACAACGCCATCAGCCAGGAGTGCCACCGTCAGCAGACGCACATCGAGCTGATCGCCTCGGAAAACTTCACGCTGCCCTCGGTCATGGAAGCCGCTGGCAGCGTGTTGACCAACAAGTACGCCGAGGGTTATCCGGGCAAGCGCTACTACGGCGGTTGCACCCATGTGGATACCGTCGAACAGCTCGCCATCGACCGCGCCAAGGCCCTCTTCGGTGCCGACCACGCCAATGTCCAGCCCCACGCTGGTAGCCAGGCCAACATCGCCGTCTATACCGCCATGCTCAAGCACGGCGACAAGATCCTGACCATGCGCCTTTCCGACGGCGGCCACCTCACCCACGGCAGCCCGGTCAACTTCTCCGGCATCAACTACGAGGTCGTCCACTACGGCGTCAGCCCGGAAACCGGCCAGATCGACTACGATGAGCTGGCTGAAATGGCCGTCCGCGAAAAGCCGAAGATGATCACAGTCGGTGCCTCGGCCTACCCGCGCACCATCGACTTTGCCAAAATGGGCGAAATCGCCCGTTCCGTCGGGGCCCTGCTCATGGCCGACATCGCCCACATCGCGGGCCTCGTCGCCGCCGGTGAGCACCCCAACCCGGTCCCGCACGCCGACTTCGTCACCACCACCACGCACAAGACCCTGCGCGGCCCGCGCGGCGGCCTCATCATGTGCAAGGAAGAGCACGCCAAGGCCATCGACATGGCCGTGTTCCCAATGAACCAGGGCGGCCCGCTCATGCACATCATCGCGGCCAAGGCCGTCTGCTTCAAGGACGCCGCCACCGAGGAGTTCAAGAAGTACCAGCACCAGATCGTACTCAACGCCCGCGCTTTGGCCAAGGGCTTGATCGAGAAGGGCTTCGAGCTTTGCAGCGGCGGCACCGACAACCACCTGATGGTGCTCGACTTCCGCAACAGCCACCCCGAGCTGTCCGGCCTCAAAGCCCAGCGCGCCCTCGACTTGGCCAATATCACGACCAGCCGCAGTTCGGTCCCCGGCGACACACGCAAGCCCTACTACACCTCGGGCCTGCGTCTGGGCACGCCCGCCGTCACCACTCGCGGCATGACCGAGGCCGAGATGCCCGTCATCGCCGAAGCCATCGCCGATGTGCTCAACAATGTGGAGGACGAGGCTAAAATCACCGCCACCCGTGAGAAGCTCCTCGCCCTGGCCGCCCGCTTCCCCCTTCCCTACAAGGATTGAGGAAAATATTAACTCCAACCCTTTCATAAGAAAGAATTGACCCAAACGGCGCTCTGAGGTGATATAGTAGATTCATAGAAGTCTCACTCTCCCTCGCTTCGCGTTCTGCGGGCGGCGCTTTTAACCCAAAAACTCTCCCGAAACATCATGACATATAAAAATCATACCCTGCCCCGTAAGGGCTTCACCCTCATCGAGTTGCTGACCGTTATCGCGATTATCGGTATTCTGGCAGCTATCATCATCCCGACCGTCGGTAGCGTGCAGCGTCGTGCTGCCCAGACCAAGTCGTCCAGCAACATGCGCCAGATCGCCATGGGCTACAGCAATTTCTCCAACGCCGGCAGCCGTACCAAGACCATCACCGACGCTGCCTGGACTGCTGGTGGCCGTACCGCCTCCAGCGTCAAGGAATGGGCGCAGGTTCTGGCCAACAACGTCGAGCTGACGGACGCCTCCCTGTGGTTCATCGACTCGGACGAAGGCTTCTCCAATGCCACGACCACCATTCCCCGTTCCATCGGCACCGGCACTGGTTCCGACTTCACGGTCAACACCGACTGGCAGGCGCTTGACGAAGATGCCATCGGTTACGTCGTGGTGGTCAACATGAGCGCCAACGCCCCGACCTCCACCACCCCGCTGCTCTGGACCAAGGGTCTCGACACCGCCGGCGAATGGCAGCCCGCATCCCCTTGGCAGGGCACCGGTGGTCACATCGCCTTCATGGACGGCCACGTCGAATGGTTCGACAACTTGACCGACGACGAAAACAAGCTGACTCCCGGCTCCAACTCCAGCGCCGGAGATTCGACTTCCAATATCCAGGAAGCCATCCGGACCACCACCACCACAGCCATCCTGCCTGCTGATGGCGGCGTGACCGGCAGCTAATCGGCCAAAAACAAGATTTCCTTCAAGAGGCCCGGCGTTTTGCCGGGCCTCTTTTTTTTTCGCGGCATTGACGAATCCGTTTAAATACGGGAAACTCTGCGGATCGTTATTCCTAATACAGATGTCAGCCAGCACTTATATTATCGGCCACAAGAACCCCGACGCGGACGCGATCTGCTCCGCTATCGCCTATGCGGCCTTTAAGGAAGCGACCGGTGAAAGCGGTTATGTCGCCGCCCGCTGCGGCAACAGCAA
Protein-coding regions in this window:
- a CDS encoding UDP-N-acetylmuramate--L-alanine ligase, giving the protein MKIYFMGICGTAMGNVAVLMKRQGHAVSGSDTGIYPPMSDLLAGAGIEVMEGFDPQRLEALAPDTVVIGNAMSRGNPEVEWLLETRKIPFVSLPELVSREILSARRNIVVSGTHGKTTTTSLAATLLTRNTPAHAPRPGWMIGGVPRDLPTGAELGEAGGPFVIEGDEYDSAFFDKRSKFIHYQPRVLVMNNLEFDHGDIFRDLEDIIRSFRHLTRLVPQGGAILYNADEPTLAAMMPVPWTRCLSVGTGENADCRIVDFSEDAEGSRFTLRWPGGETTPVAWSLPGLFNARNAAMAALAAGLILDPLKPASLDLSPLRDFLGVKRRQEVRLARPGLTVLEDFGHHPTAIAQTLVSLRARYPGWQLTACFEPRSNTACTAHFQSAFTEALAGADECFLAPVHRPDRYAEDNRLDTDRMARDLSAQGTQTRACTSFDDLLDSLTTATLQDTSRPRCVVVFSNGAFGGKLPEYLSRVE
- the rpiB gene encoding ribose 5-phosphate isomerase B — protein: MKISLGSDHGGVDLKNAVLQVLKDMGHEAIDRGTYDHQRVDYPDYGKAVAEDVAKGEADFGVLVCTTGIGISISANKVRGIRAAVVSNEDGAEFSRRHNNANIICFGQKYQTAYEAAKFTRIFLETPYDGGRHQIRLDKISAIELENER
- the purD gene encoding phosphoribosylamine--glycine ligase, with translation MKVMIIGSGGREHTLLKSCLASDLVDEVFAAPGNGGMQAEARCVPLNVEDIPATVKLAQAEGVDFVIVGPEVPLSLGVVDALEAVGIPAYGPNKAAARLEASKTFTKDFLLRHHIPTAMGKRITDLNEALAYLKTQSYPVVIKADGLAAGKGVIIAQSFEDAERTAHDMLVRNTFGVSGHEILIEEFMDGEEASIMLMVSGRDYVMLPPSQDHKRIGEGDTGPNTGGMGAYAPAAVVTPDINEKVVKEIIEPTLAGLEADGITFRGTLYIGIMIEKGQPKVVEFNVRFGDPETQVLLPLLKDDPVKIMLDCAKGTLKPAEVKISDDYALVVVMAAAGYPGGYEKGKPISFPAEVEPGTAIIHAGTKQLEDGTIVTSGGRVLGITGTGKTLREAAQRTYALCDQVHFDGAQLRRDIGYRQLARE
- a CDS encoding S41 family peptidase, translated to MNLLLTALGALALPLTGAVAAPAAEGDASASGTPPAVTAAAATEAADNSASGAAEGLPSAESLMAEELAAHSQQELVWRGLAALYPEKVLTVPPPELPGHSPAPPLKADLPRGVTYLRIYDPSLGLAMLDTVKDPQKLILDLRFCSTPAPKKFLNRLNKLGEERPVIVLVNRRTAGEIEIQLADLQAKKKILTVGTPTAGQTGTYIPVPGMMHFYVLESEILTADGQSLLGKGLTPSVAVEADPQADYLAYHLVERGTAVESVLQMQFAPRNGTSAESPEKDQAATIDAVLQRGMDVIVALQVMGLLPPS
- a CDS encoding type II secretion system protein, with protein sequence MTYKNHTLPRKGFTLIELLTVIAIIGILAAIIIPTVGSVQRRAAQTKSSSNMRQIAMGYSNFSNAGSRTKTITDAAWTAGGRTASSVKEWAQVLANNVELTDASLWFIDSDEGFSNATTTIPRSIGTGTGSDFTVNTDWQALDEDAIGYVVVVNMSANAPTSTTPLLWTKGLDTAGEWQPASPWQGTGGHIAFMDGHVEWFDNLTDDENKLTPGSNSSAGDSTSNIQEAIRTTTTTAILPADGGVTGS
- a CDS encoding low molecular weight protein arginine phosphatase, producing MSDRNHVTVVCTANICRSPMGEKLLAHALQAEGQPLSSITVQSAGVSAFCGEPASANAVRAVKKVGLDLSGHRSQGMTQAIVDQSLAIFCMTQTHRAMIEMQFAQTTPHVYLFRELMGGGADVEIPDPFGSSLPAYEAARDSMVEAVPSIVAFLKAHYDDLKNPTPA
- the glyA gene encoding serine hydroxymethyltransferase, with translation MPTEAKFSTLNPAPLAEFDPEIYNAISQECHRQQTHIELIASENFTLPSVMEAAGSVLTNKYAEGYPGKRYYGGCTHVDTVEQLAIDRAKALFGADHANVQPHAGSQANIAVYTAMLKHGDKILTMRLSDGGHLTHGSPVNFSGINYEVVHYGVSPETGQIDYDELAEMAVREKPKMITVGASAYPRTIDFAKMGEIARSVGALLMADIAHIAGLVAAGEHPNPVPHADFVTTTTHKTLRGPRGGLIMCKEEHAKAIDMAVFPMNQGGPLMHIIAAKAVCFKDAATEEFKKYQHQIVLNARALAKGLIEKGFELCSGGTDNHLMVLDFRNSHPELSGLKAQRALDLANITTSRSSVPGDTRKPYYTSGLRLGTPAVTTRGMTEAEMPVIAEAIADVLNNVEDEAKITATREKLLALAARFPLPYKD